Genomic DNA from Streptomyces sp. AM 2-1-1:
CCCGGAGGCCACCGGCGAGGTCGTCGTGGACGGCCTCTACCGCATCGGCCGCCAGGACCCGGCCCCCATCGGTGCCGAGGCCGGGCTCGCCGTGCCCCGGCCGGACGGCGGCGTCGAGCTGTACACCGCCTCCACCGACCCGCACACCGACCGCGACCTCGCCGCCGCCTGCTTCGGCCTGGAGCCCGAACGGGTACGGGTGGTGGTGACCGGCGTCCCCGGCGCGACCGGCGACCGCGAGGACCCCGGCTTCCAGATCCCGCTCGGCCTGCTCGCGCTGCGGACCGGCTGCCCGGTGAAGCTCGCCGCCACCCGCGAGGAGTCCTTCCTCGGCCACGCCCACCGCCATCCGACACTGCTGCGGTACCGTCACCACGCGGACGCGGAAGGCCGGTTGGTCAAGGTGGAGGCCCAGATCCTGCTGGACGCGGGGGCGTACGCCGACGCGTCCTCCGCCTCCCTCGCCGCCGCCGTCGCGTTCGCCTGCGGACCGTACGTCGTCCCGCACGCCTTCATCGAGGGCTGGGCCGTCCGTACCAATAACCCGCCCTCCGGGCACGTCCGGGGCGAGGGCGCGATGCAGGTGTGCGCCGCGTACGAGGGCCAGATGGACAAGCTGGCCGCCAAGCTGGGCATCGAACCCGCCGAGATCCGGCTCCGCAACACCCTGTCCACCGGCGACCTCCTGCCCACCGGCCAGACCGTCACCTGCCCCGCCCCCGTGGCCGAACTCCTCGAAGCCGTACGGGACTTCCCGCTGCCCACGCTGCCGAAGGACGCCCCCGAGGAGGAGTGGCTGCTGCCCGGCGGCCCGGAGGGCGCCGGCGAGCCCGGAGCCGTACGCCGGGGGGTCGGCTACGCGCTGGGCATGGTCCACATGCTGGGTGCGGAGGGGGCCGACGAGGTCTCGACCGCCACCGTGCGCGTCCACGACGGCGTCGCCACCGTGCTGTGCGCGGCGGTGGAGACCGGTCAGGGGTTCACCACCCTCGCCCGCCAGATCGTGCAGGAGACCCTGGGGGTCGACGAGGTCCACGTCGCCGCCGTCGACACCGACCAGCCGCCGGCCGGCCCGGCCACCCACGGCCGCCACACCTGGGTCTCCGGCGGGGCGGTGGAGCGCGCCGCGAAGATGGTGCGCACCCAGCTCCTGCAGCCGCTGGCCCACAAGTTCGGCATGTCGGTCGAGCTCCTCCAGATCGCCGACGGAAAGATCACTTCCTACGACGGGGTGCTCTCGACCACGGTCACCGAGGCGCTGGACGGCAAGGAGCTCTGGGCGACCGCCCAGTGCCGGCCGCACCCCACCGAGCCGCTGGACGAGTCCGGCCAGGGAGACGCCTTCGTCGGGCTCGCCTTCTGCGCGGTACGCGCGGTGGTCGACGTCGACATCGAACTCGGTTCGGTCCGGGTGGTCGAGATGGCCGTCGCCCAGGACGTCGGCCGGGTCCTCAACCCGGCCCAGCTCGCCGCACGCATCGAGGCGGGCGTCACCCAGGGCATCGGCGCCGCGCTCACCGAGAACCTCCGGACCGCACGTGGCCTGGTCCGTCACCCCGACCTCACCGGGTACGCCCTGCCGACCGCCCTGGACGCCCCGGACATCCGCATCGTGAAGCTGGTCGAGGAGCGCGACGTGGTCGCCCCCTTCGGAGCCAAGCCCGTCTCGGCGGTGCCGGTGGTCACCTCCCCGGCGGCGGTGGCCGCCGCCGTCCGGGCCGCCACCGGCCGGCCGGTCAACCGGCTCCCCGTCCGCCCCCAGGCAGCCGTCGCGGCGGTCCCCAAGGGCTGAGGCCACGCGAGGGCCGAGCCACGCACCGCGTCCCTCCCGCGCCCCGGCGCCGGAGGGACACGGCGGGGCGCGCCCCCGGGCGGCGTGGCCCGACGCTCTCCGGCGCGCGCCGGAGCGGCCGTCCCTCCGCGCACGCGAAAGCGGCCGTCCCCGCACCATGGGGACGGCCGCTGCCGCGTTCGTACGACGCGATCCGCCGCGTCTTCCGAGGCCGTGACCGGATTCGAACCGGTGTAACTCGAGTTGCAGTCGAGCCCCTGAACCTCTCGGGCACACGGCCGAGGGGGTGTGCCTCGGTGTTGCCACGACCGTACGGGCCCCGGGACGCCCGGCTCAAGGGTTTCGCCGGGTCCGCAATACGACTGCCACACGCCGTTCACAACGGCGCGGTCCCCCCTCCGGACCCCCTCGGGCGGCGCGGGGACGCGCCCCCGGCGTACGGACCTACGACCGTCGGACCCCCTCACCCCCTCCCCGCGACAGGGATCAACCGGTCGCATGCCCCTTACCCTGGTGCGATGACCGCCCTGGACCCGCGCGACGCCGACGTCGCGGCCGCCCCCCTGCCCGCCCCGGCCCCCGCACCCGCCGACGACTCCACCGAGGGCGTGCTGGGGCGTACCTACCGCGCCCTGAGCATCGGCATCGTCTCCGTCGTGCTGCTCATCGCCTTCGAGGCGACCGCCGTGGGCACCGCCATGCCGGTCGCGGCGCGCGAGCTGCACGGGGTCCCGCTCTACGCCTTCGCCTTCTCCGCGTACTTCACCACCAGCCTCTTCGCCATGGTGTTCTCCGGGCAGTGGGCCGACCGCAGCGGGCCGCTCGGCCCCCTCGCGGCGGGGATCAGCGCCTTCGCGGTGGGGCTGCTGCTCTCCGGCGCGGCGACCGGCATGTGGATGTTCATCGCGGGCCGGGCCGTGCAGGGACTCGGCGGGGGACTGGTGATCGTCGCCCTGTACGTCGTCGTCGGCCGCGCCTACCCGGAGCGCGTCCGCCCCGCGATCATGGCCGCCTTCGCCGCCGGCTGGGTCGTCCCGTCCGTGGTCGGGCCCCTCGTCTCGGGCGCCGTCACGGAGAACCTCGGCTGGCGCTGGGTCTTCGTCGGCATCCCGGTCCTCATCGTCTTCCCGCTGGCGCTCGCGCTGCCCGCGATCCGGCGCAGGGCCTCGGGCCCGGCGGACGAGGCGGCGGGCACGAAGCCCTTCGACCGCCGGCGCATCCGGCTCGCCCTCGGCATCTCGGTGGGCGCCGGGCTGCTCCAGTACGCCGGCCAGGAACTGAACTGGTTCGCGCTGCTGCCCGCCGCCGCGGGGGTCGCGCTGCTGGTGCCCGCCGTCCGGGGCCTGCTGCCCACCGGGACCGTGCGCGCCGTGCGCGGACTGCCGGCCGTGGTGCTGCTGCGCGGGGTCTCCGCCGGCTCGTTCATCGCCGCCGAGTCGTTCGTCCCGCTGATGCTGGTCACCCAGCGCGGGCTGAGCCCGACGATGGCCGGTCTGTCGCTGGCGGCGGGCGGCCTGACCTGGGCGCTCGGATCCTTCCTCCAGTCCCGGCCGCGCATGGAGGTGCACCGGGAGCGGCTCCTCCTCGTCGGCATGCTCCTGGTCACCGCGGCGATCCTCGCCGCCCCCTCCGTGCTGATCCACTCCGTCCCCGCCTGGACCGTGGCGGTCGCCTGGGCGGTCGGCTGCTTCGGCATGGGCATGGTGATCGCGTCGACGAGTGTGATGATGCTCAAGCTCTCCACCCCGCAGGAGGCGGGCGCCAACTCCGCCGCCCTCCAGATCTCCGACGGCCTCTCCAACGTCCTGCTCCTCGCGATCGGCGGCGCGGCCTTCGCGGCGCTCGGCGGCGGCGCGGTGGGAGCCGTCCACGGCACCGTCGGCGCGGGCGCCGGGGGGAGCCACCCGGGGGCCTTCGCGGCGGTCTTCCTGCCCATGGCGGGGGTGGCCCTGGTGGGGGCCTGGGTGGCGACCCGGGTGCGGGCGCCGCACGCCGGCTGAGCCGTGCGGAGCGGCGTCGGCCGCTTGTGAAGAGGGTCTCAACCCGGCCGCACCGCGCCTCGTCCGTACGGGGTTCCGCCCGGCCCCCCGGTAAGGTGGCCCGGTTGTCGTATCGCGCACCGGGTGTCCCGGGCGGTACCGGCACGACCCCACGCACCCGAGAGACCCGAACCGGAGACCGTGACTACTACCGCCTCCCACCACCTCTCACCCGCCTTCCCCGGCCGCGCCCCCTGGGGCACGGCGGGCAAGCTGCGAGCCTGGCAGCAGGGCGCCTTGGAGAGGTACGTCCAGGAGCAGCCGCGCGACTTCCTCGCGGTCGCCACCCCGGGCGCCGGAAAGACCACGTTCGCGCTGACCCTCGCTTCGTGGCTGCTGCACCACCACGTCGTCCAGCAGATCACCGTCGTCGCCCCGACCGAGCACCTCAAGAAGCAGTGGGCGGAGGCGGCCGCCCGGATAGGGATCAAGCTCGACCCGGATTACAGCGCCGGGCCCGTGAGCAAGGAGTACCACGGCGTCGCCGTCACCTACGCCGGCGTCGGCGTGCGCCCGATGCTCCACCGCAACCGGTGCGAGCAGCGCAAGACCCTCGTGATCCTCGACGAGATCCACCATGCCGGGGACTCGAAGTCCTGGGGCGAGGCCTGCCAGGAGGCGTTCGATCCGGCCACCCGCCGGCTCGCGCTGACCGGTACGCCGTTCCGCTCCGACACCAACCCGATCCCGTTCGTGGCGTACGAGGAGGGGAACGACGGCATCCGGCGCTCCTCCGCCGACTACACCTACGGCTACGGCAACGCCCTCGCCGACGGTGTCGTCCGGCCGGTGATCTTCCTCAGCTACAGCGGCAACATGCGCTGGCGCACCAAGGCGGGCGACGAGATCGCCGCCCGCCTCGGCGAACCGATGACCAAGGACGCCATCGGCCAGGCCTGGCGCACCGCCCTCTCGCCCACCGGCGACTGGATCCCCAACGTGCTCACCGCCGCGGACAAGCGGCTCACCGAGGTGCGCAAGGGCATCCCCGACGCCGGAGGCCTGGTCATCGCCACCGACCAGGAGTCGGCGCGCGCCTACGCCAAGATCCTCAAGTCGGTCACGGGCGAGAAGCCGACCGTGGTCCTCTCCGACGAGAAGGCCGCCTCGAAGAACATCGACAGGTTCAGCGCCGACGGATCCCGCTGGATGGTCGCCGTCCGCATGGTGTCCGAAGGCGTCGACGTACCCCGCCTGGCGGTCGGCGTGTACGCGACGACGATCTCGACGCCCCTCTTCTTCGCCCAGGCCGTCGGCCGCTTCGTACGCTCCCGCAGGCGCGGCGAGACCGCCTCCGTCTTCGTCCCCACCATCCCGATGCTCCTCGACTTCGCCAACGAGATGGAGCTCGAACGCGACCATGTCCTCGACAAGCCGAAGAAGGGCAGCGACGAGGAGAACCCCTTCGCGGAGGAGGACAAGCTCCTCGCCGACGCCGAACGGCTGGAGGACGAGGAGACCGAGGACCAGCTGCCCTTCGAGGCACTGGAGTCCGATGCCGTCTTCGACCGGGTGCTCTACGACGGAGCCGAGTTCGGCATGCAGGCCCACCCCGGCAGCGAGGAGGAGCAGGACTACCTCGGCATCCCCGGCCTCCTCGAGCCCGACCAGGTGCAACTGCTGCTCCAGAAGCGGCAGACCCGGCAGATCGCGCACAGCCGTACCAAGCCCGCCGCGGAAGCGGACCTCCTGGAGAAGCCGGCCGAGGCGCGGCCGGTGGTCACCCACAAGCAATTGCTGAGTCTGCGCAAGCAGCTCAACACGATGGTGTCGGCCTACACCCACCAGAGCGGCAAGCCGCACGGCGTGCTCCACAACGAGCTGCGCCGGGTCTGCGGCGGCCCACCGAGCGCCGAGGCCACGGCCGGCCAGATCCAGGACCGGATCAAGAAGGTCCAGGAGTGGGCCACCCGGATGAAGTGAGGCGCGCCCGGGCGACCGGAGTGCGACGGCGGCCCGGTGCCGGCGGAACCTTCCGCCGGTACCGGGCCGCCGCCATCGGGCCGTCCTCAGCTGTGTACCCGGTGTCCTTCGGGCACTGCGGCTGGCAGCTTCGCCTCCGCACCGCACCCCAACTCCTCGGCCAGGCCGCGGGAAACGGCGTTGAGCACCGCGATCCGGTCCCTGGCCGTGCTGCTGGGACGGGCCATCCCTTCGTCGAGGTACATCTCGGCCTTGACGAATCCACCGGCCTTCCGGAACTTCGCCGTCGGGCACGCGAAGTACAGCATGGCGCCTTCGTTCTTGCCGACGGCGGCGTAGGACCCCACGGGATAGATGATCCTGCCGTAGTCGTCCCCGGAACCCGCAGGTTTTGCGGGGTCGGGGGAGACGGCTGTCGCGACGAAGTGGATGTCGATCAGCGGGAAATCGGAATCCCTGTCTCCCAGGTAGATCCTGCAGTCACCGCCCGGGATTCCCTCGCGGAGCCTCTTGGCGGTCGCCCGGAGGGAGAACTCGTACGGGTCTCCGTTCCTGCCGCTCCCTTCCGATTCCCAGTACTCGTCCGTGCCGCCGATCTTCCGGAGCGCGGCCCCGCCCGCTCCCCTCAGGGTGTCGTCGCACATCTGCGACGCAGGCCGCACAGCAGGCTTGTCGGCGGGTCCGCCGGCGCCCTCGCCACACGCGGTGAATCCCGCGACGAGCAGGACCCCGCACGCCGCCCAGTGGCCCTTTTTCCTCATGGCTTTCCCGTTCTGCGCATCGGTGCTCTCCATCGGGCGGTCAGCCCTTGTACGGGGCGCGCCCACGCTGGTCGTCGTGGCTTGAACCAATGCTGTAGGCGTAGTTGATTCCCTGGGTCCAGTTCCTCTCGTTGCTTTCCGCGGCCGCACCGGGGTTGTTGTCGAGGTAGGTCTGGTAGGCCTGTCCGAGCTGGTCGGTACCGGCGCTGTAAACGTCGTGGCTCGTCATCTGAGACTTCTGAGTGGCGTCGGCCTCGGCGCCGTCGATGCCCTGGTCGACCTCATGGCCGATGAACGTTTTCATCGCCTCGCCCACGGAGTTGGCGGCCAGCGGTGCGACCACCAGGGCGACAGCCGTGCTGCCTGGCAGCGGAAGGGCCGCAATACCAGCGCCCACGACCACCCCGGCGCCGAGCTTGACCCAGTCGCCCGACCGGCCGAGCGACTTGTTGGCCTCCTCGGAGTCGGCCTCGTAGGTCGTCTCCGCCTGCTGCACGCGCGCATGGTCCAAGATGCCGCGCGCTTCCGCCCCCGTCGTCATCGCATCGTGCGCCTTGTCGAAGTTGCCCTCGACCGACGCCGGACAGGCGTCGAGCGCGCTGAGCGTGTAGAGGTGCTGGGCCGCCGTGACCGTCTTGTACGAGGTCTCGTCCTGCCCCAACACGCTGAGGAAGTTGACGGCACCATCGTTGGTGAAGTTCGCCCGGCCGGCGTACTTGGGCGGGAAGACGTGGTCGTCCATGGCCCTCTCACCGATCCCCGACAAGCTGTAGTCGATGTCGTCGATGTATGCCGCTCCCATCTTGCCCAGGCTGTCCGCCAGTTCGGGCTGCTCGTGCAGCATCTTCGGGCCGTCCTCGCTGCCGTACAGGTATGCCACCTGCTCCATCACCCCGGCCGTCCGGGCCGTGCGGTGGTCCAGGCTGCCCGGGACCAAGGGGTCCTTGGCGGCCATCGGGTCGGCGTCGTACGCCCATCCGGTGGTCGCGGCCTCCAAGGCGTGGCCGAGGGCGTCGTGGCCGGCGACGACCTTGTCGTCACCGCCCATCAGGTACGCGTCCGAGAGCCAGATCCGGTCCTTGGTCAGGTACGTGAGGTGGTCGTTCACCTCCGCGTCCTTGTCGACGCCCGCCCCCGTGCCGTCGGGCTGGGCGAAGAACTGGGCAGAGGCGTCCGGGTTGTGCCCGAGCGCCTCCATGAAGCCGGTCATCGGGTCGCGGCCGCGGTCGTTCTTGTCGTAGAAGTTGAGGTCGCCCTGGTTCCAGTTGTTGATCCAGGGGTTCATGTCCTTGACGTTGCGTTCCTTGTCGTGGGCGACGAGCTCGTCGCCGTAGTCGTTGAGGAACTGGTCGTCGTAGTCGCCGAAGCGCATCAGATTGCTCATGACGCCGAAGCCGGTCGGATCGTTGGCGTCGTCGATGCCCAGGTGCTCCGGGCCCAGCTTCACCATCGTGTCCTCCCACTCCTCCATCGCCTCGCTGTCGGAGAGGGTGGCGGTGCCCAGCGTGACGCCGAGGTTCTTCTGGAGGAGCTTCGCCTGCTCCAGGCGCTTGGGGTCGGTGCCGTACCCCTGGTAGGGGTCGGCGATGCCCGCGTAGAACTCGAGGGTCTTCTTCGGGCCGGCCCCCGTGGCGAACTTCTCCGCGAAGAGCGGGTCGTTCTGGTACTTGGCGAGGCCCTCGTTGAGGGAGTTCAGCTCGGTCGGCGTGACCTTGTGCGGGTCCTTGGCGAGGATCTTGGAGAGCTTCTCCGCCTCGGCGATCGCGTGGGCGGCGGAGTCCCGGTCGGTGTAGTTCGCGTCCGAGAAGCCGTACGTGGCCTGGTCGACGATGAGGGTGAGCGCCTCGGCCGCGGAGGTGTCGCTCTCCGTCGCCCTGCGCAGAATGTCCTGGACCTGGTCGCGGAGGCGATCGACGTCCGCCTGATCGTGCTCGACCGGGGCGCCCTTCGCGGCGCGATCGGGGTGGATGTTCATGTTGACGACGAAGGAACCCTTGCCCTGGTCGACGACCGTCAGGTTCTTCTTCAGGCCCTGGTCGATCGCGTCGTTGAGCTGATCCCGGTACCCCACCAACTCGCCGCGGGTGTCGGCGAGGATCTTGGAGATGGTCTGCGCCTGGGTGTGCGCGTCACCGAACTCGTCCGCCGTCTTGTCGATGAACTCCCGGCTCACCGTGGCGTTCACGCCCGTCCAGTCTGCCTTGGCGGCCTTCGCCCGGAGGTTGTTCCTGGCGTCCGACTTGAGCGTGGCCAGGTTCTTGGTCATCTGCTCCCAGTCGGCTATTGCCGCGTCGAGCTGGGAGAAGTTCCCGAAGCGGAGTGCGTCGAGGTCCATCAGCGCGCCGTCCTCTCGTCGAATCCCGAGTCGAGGGTGCTGATGCTGCTGAGGGTCCCCGCGACGAAAACCTCGTCGCCGGCGTGCGCACCCCTGCTGTAGTCGAGGTGGTTGGATATGTGCGCCGTCGCGTCGAGCAGGCTCTGCACCTGGTCGACCCACCGCGCGGCCACGTGGTCCAGGGCGCCGCCGAGCGCGTAGCCCTCGGACGTCAGGCCGGAGGCCGCCTTCTGCGAGGCGACACGGGCATGGTCGCTGAACCGGTCCACATCCCGGTGCAGTCGGAACGCGGCGTCACCCACGGCCGCCAAGTCCTGCTGATCGACCCGCAGATCGCCCTGGGTGCTGACCGAGGGCTCCGGCGGCACGTGGTTCAACCGCATCCGGGTGGAATGCTGTTCGGCTGCCTGGTCCTTCAACCGCTCCCATTCGTCCCATGCCATGGACTGACTCTCCCCGTGGTTCCGGCTCCCCGGCTGGAGGCCGTACGGCGGGGAAACCTACCAACCGGACGGGTTGCCCGTGTCGCTTAATCGAACGGATGGCGGAAATGGTCCTCCGCCACGGTGAGAACCATGATTTTTTGTCACGTACTGTTAACGCCGGTTCGCCAGCGGTGGCCCTGGTGACGCTCCGCGTCGTCCGACATGGACGCGCGTAGACGTCCGCGTTCCGGACGCTTCCGCGCTGACCGGCGGTTATGGGGCGCGGGATCGACGGGGGACCGGATTCTGGACGAGGCCTTCCGCTGAGCGGACTGCCTCGCTACTGTCCGTCCATATGTGAACGCCCCGTGGCAATATCGCCGCGGAGCGCAGCCGGTTCCAGGTCGTATCCGCGCGCGCCGTGCCCTCCGGGTGACCGGTGCGCCTTCCGGACACGGCCCGGACCAGACCGGCGGCCTCTCTCCGTGCGTCGCCGCTGGGACCGGCGCCGTGTGTACGCGGAGGCGGCTGTCGTCGCTCACCTTCGGAGGGGACGGGTTGTGACCGCGGAGACTTCCCAGACACTCGACAGAGGACTTCGGGTCCTCAAACTGCTCGCCGACACCGACCACGGGCTGACCGTCACCGAGCTGTCCAACCGGCTCGGCGTCAACCGCACGGTCGTCTACCGGCTGCTGGCCACCCTCGAACAGCACACCCTCGTGCGCCGCGATCTCGGCGGCCGGGCCAGGGTCGGACTCGGCGTACTGCGCCTGGGCCGCCAGGTGCACCCCCTCGTGCGGGAGGCTGCCCTGCCCGCCCTGCGCTCCCTGGCCGAGGACATCGGGGCCACCGCCCACCTGACGCTGGTCGACGGTTCGGACGCGCTCGCCGTCGCCGTCGTGGAACCCACCTGGACCGACTACCACGTGGCCTACCGGCCCGGGTTCCGTCACCCCCTGGACCAGGGCGCCGCCGGCCGGGCCATCCTCTCCGCCCGGCAGCGCGGCGCTGTCGACCACCCCGGTTTCACCCTCACCAAGGGGGAGCTGGAGGCCGGTGCCAGCGGCGCGGCGGCACCGCTGGTCGGGGTCTCCGGCGTGGAGGGCAGTGTGGGCGTGGTCATGCTCGCGGACTCCATCCCCGACCGGGTGGGCCCCCGCGTCCTGGACGCCGCCCGCGAGGTCGCCGACGCCCTGCGCTGACGGAGCCGTCGACGACCGCCCATTACTGACAGGTGCACGATCCTTCGGCGTCGTACGGTAGCGGGGCGGGGGGGTGCCCGTCCCGCGACTGCTCGCGGGCCCGGCGCCGGAAGCGGGGCGCACCGACCGATAGATTGGCGGGGTGCCCCTTCGTCTCTCGCGCCCCCGCACCCTCGCTCTCTGCGCGCTGCCGGTACTCGCCCTGTTCGGGACCGCCGCCTTCGCCCCGCTGCCGTTCACCCTGGCCCAGCCGGGCACCACGGCGAACGTCCTCGGCGCCGCGAACGGCAAGCCGGTGATCAC
This window encodes:
- a CDS encoding MFS transporter, with protein sequence MTALDPRDADVAAAPLPAPAPAPADDSTEGVLGRTYRALSIGIVSVVLLIAFEATAVGTAMPVAARELHGVPLYAFAFSAYFTTSLFAMVFSGQWADRSGPLGPLAAGISAFAVGLLLSGAATGMWMFIAGRAVQGLGGGLVIVALYVVVGRAYPERVRPAIMAAFAAGWVVPSVVGPLVSGAVTENLGWRWVFVGIPVLIVFPLALALPAIRRRASGPADEAAGTKPFDRRRIRLALGISVGAGLLQYAGQELNWFALLPAAAGVALLVPAVRGLLPTGTVRAVRGLPAVVLLRGVSAGSFIAAESFVPLMLVTQRGLSPTMAGLSLAAGGLTWALGSFLQSRPRMEVHRERLLLVGMLLVTAAILAAPSVLIHSVPAWTVAVAWAVGCFGMGMVIASTSVMMLKLSTPQEAGANSAALQISDGLSNVLLLAIGGAAFAALGGGAVGAVHGTVGAGAGGSHPGAFAAVFLPMAGVALVGAWVATRVRAPHAG
- a CDS encoding helix-turn-helix domain-containing protein, which codes for MTAETSQTLDRGLRVLKLLADTDHGLTVTELSNRLGVNRTVVYRLLATLEQHTLVRRDLGGRARVGLGVLRLGRQVHPLVREAALPALRSLAEDIGATAHLTLVDGSDALAVAVVEPTWTDYHVAYRPGFRHPLDQGAAGRAILSARQRGAVDHPGFTLTKGELEAGASGAAAPLVGVSGVEGSVGVVMLADSIPDRVGPRVLDAAREVADALR
- a CDS encoding DEAD/DEAH box helicase codes for the protein MTTTASHHLSPAFPGRAPWGTAGKLRAWQQGALERYVQEQPRDFLAVATPGAGKTTFALTLASWLLHHHVVQQITVVAPTEHLKKQWAEAAARIGIKLDPDYSAGPVSKEYHGVAVTYAGVGVRPMLHRNRCEQRKTLVILDEIHHAGDSKSWGEACQEAFDPATRRLALTGTPFRSDTNPIPFVAYEEGNDGIRRSSADYTYGYGNALADGVVRPVIFLSYSGNMRWRTKAGDEIAARLGEPMTKDAIGQAWRTALSPTGDWIPNVLTAADKRLTEVRKGIPDAGGLVIATDQESARAYAKILKSVTGEKPTVVLSDEKAASKNIDRFSADGSRWMVAVRMVSEGVDVPRLAVGVYATTISTPLFFAQAVGRFVRSRRRGETASVFVPTIPMLLDFANEMELERDHVLDKPKKGSDEENPFAEEDKLLADAERLEDEETEDQLPFEALESDAVFDRVLYDGAEFGMQAHPGSEEEQDYLGIPGLLEPDQVQLLLQKRQTRQIAHSRTKPAAEADLLEKPAEARPVVTHKQLLSLRKQLNTMVSAYTHQSGKPHGVLHNELRRVCGGPPSAEATAGQIQDRIKKVQEWATRMK
- a CDS encoding xanthine dehydrogenase family protein molybdopterin-binding subunit, whose product is MTSDAATAANATSTTLPRTDAPGPPGSTPETRAHGLGASLPAADARAKTEGTFPYAADLWAEGLLWAAVLRSPHPHARIVSLDTAAAARMPGVRAVVTHQDIPGEALYGRQVVDRPVFASDLVRHHGEAIAAVAADHPDTARLAAAAIAVEYEVLEPVTDPEKAFEAEPLHPDGNLVRHIPLRYGDPEATGEVVVDGLYRIGRQDPAPIGAEAGLAVPRPDGGVELYTASTDPHTDRDLAAACFGLEPERVRVVVTGVPGATGDREDPGFQIPLGLLALRTGCPVKLAATREESFLGHAHRHPTLLRYRHHADAEGRLVKVEAQILLDAGAYADASSASLAAAVAFACGPYVVPHAFIEGWAVRTNNPPSGHVRGEGAMQVCAAYEGQMDKLAAKLGIEPAEIRLRNTLSTGDLLPTGQTVTCPAPVAELLEAVRDFPLPTLPKDAPEEEWLLPGGPEGAGEPGAVRRGVGYALGMVHMLGAEGADEVSTATVRVHDGVATVLCAAVETGQGFTTLARQIVQETLGVDEVHVAAVDTDQPPAGPATHGRHTWVSGGAVERAAKMVRTQLLQPLAHKFGMSVELLQIADGKITSYDGVLSTTVTEALDGKELWATAQCRPHPTEPLDESGQGDAFVGLAFCAVRAVVDVDIELGSVRVVEMAVAQDVGRVLNPAQLAARIEAGVTQGIGAALTENLRTARGLVRHPDLTGYALPTALDAPDIRIVKLVEERDVVAPFGAKPVSAVPVVTSPAAVAAAVRAATGRPVNRLPVRPQAAVAAVPKG